From one Streptomyces sp. Q6 genomic stretch:
- a CDS encoding alpha-L-fucosidase, translating into MPSAAEAHLSAPPAPRAAPETAWFTTARFGMFVHWGLYSLAARHEWVKNRERLTDEQYQVYFDHFDPDRYDPVEWAKAAKAAGMRYVVLTTKHHDGFCLWDSALTEYKVTNTPHGLDLVGPFVEACRAEGLKVGLYYSLIDWHHPSFPVDGTHPQRDDEEFKATHADRDIRDYQRYLHGQVRELLTSFGRIDYLFFDFSYAGRTWWGGKGPDDWDSPKLLETIRELQPHVLVNDRTGLPGDFVTPEQYQPSGPMTENGRPVLWEACQTLNGSWGYDRDNLDRKSADLLIRMLVDGVSKGGNLLLNVGPTGRGDLDPRDTEVLAEIGRWMRLHDRAIRGCGPSPFTAPAECRYTQRGDRLYVHLLAWPLRHLHLPGLAGRVRYAQLLNDASEIVPVHIAPDRPAVNTEMGGQPAGTLTLQLPVRRPDTPVPVIELFLDSPAR; encoded by the coding sequence ATGCCCTCTGCCGCCGAAGCTCACCTGTCCGCGCCACCGGCTCCCCGAGCGGCCCCGGAGACGGCCTGGTTCACCACCGCCCGGTTCGGCATGTTCGTCCACTGGGGCCTGTACTCCCTTGCCGCCCGACACGAGTGGGTGAAGAACCGGGAGCGGCTGACCGACGAGCAGTACCAGGTGTACTTCGACCACTTCGACCCCGACCGCTACGACCCCGTCGAGTGGGCCAAGGCGGCCAAGGCCGCCGGCATGCGCTACGTCGTGCTCACCACCAAGCACCATGACGGATTCTGTCTGTGGGACAGCGCCCTCACGGAGTACAAGGTCACCAACACCCCGCACGGTCTTGACCTCGTCGGGCCCTTCGTCGAGGCGTGCCGGGCCGAGGGGCTCAAGGTCGGGCTCTACTACTCGCTGATCGACTGGCACCACCCGTCCTTCCCCGTGGACGGCACCCATCCGCAGCGTGACGACGAGGAGTTCAAGGCCACCCACGCGGACCGGGACATCCGTGACTACCAGCGGTATCTGCACGGGCAGGTCCGTGAGCTGCTGACCTCCTTCGGGCGCATCGACTACCTGTTCTTCGACTTCTCGTACGCCGGACGCACCTGGTGGGGCGGCAAGGGGCCCGACGACTGGGACTCCCCGAAGCTTCTGGAGACGATCCGCGAACTCCAGCCGCACGTCCTCGTCAACGACCGGACCGGGCTGCCGGGCGACTTCGTGACCCCCGAGCAGTACCAGCCCTCAGGACCGATGACCGAGAACGGGCGGCCCGTGCTCTGGGAGGCCTGCCAGACGCTCAACGGCAGTTGGGGCTACGACCGTGACAACCTCGACCGCAAGAGCGCGGACCTGCTCATCCGCATGCTCGTCGACGGGGTGTCCAAGGGCGGCAATCTGCTGCTCAACGTGGGCCCCACCGGCCGCGGCGATCTGGACCCGCGCGACACCGAGGTGCTGGCCGAGATCGGCCGCTGGATGCGGCTGCACGACCGGGCGATCCGCGGCTGCGGCCCCTCCCCCTTCACCGCCCCCGCCGAATGCCGCTACACCCAGCGCGGCGACCGGCTCTACGTCCATCTGCTCGCCTGGCCGCTGCGCCACCTGCATCTGCCGGGCCTGGCCGGCCGGGTGCGGTACGCCCAGCTACTCAACGACGCGTCCGAGATCGTCCCGGTCCACATCGCGCCGGACCGGCCCGCGGTCAACACCGAGATGGGCGGACAGCCCGCCGGAACGCTCACGCTCCAACTTCCGGTACGCCGCCCCGACACACCCGTCCCCGTCATCGAACTGTTCCTGGACAGCCCCGCCCGCTGA
- a CDS encoding carbohydrate ABC transporter permease translates to MSAQTETALGLTESRSTGGRILKAVVHLLVLIIFAGPLLALLVSAFGHVKDPTQLSIVPSGLTLDNFRIAFDQGVLAYLLNSFLVVGFGLLLQVAVSVLAGYALARKKFPGMTLVLVAILATLMLPEEILALPLSLILSDLPVVHFNLIGTLAGMIVPLGAWGFSILVMTEFMKDVPRELEEAARIDGAGDLRIFAQIILPMCKPALGVIGVFGFTMIWDQYLLPLLVSTDSSSYTLPLALRTLRIDPAVTPGVVMAASLLALLPSVIVFLFFQRSFVSGLSSGALKG, encoded by the coding sequence GTGAGTGCGCAGACCGAGACCGCGCTTGGCCTGACCGAGAGCCGCAGCACCGGCGGGCGGATCCTGAAGGCCGTCGTCCACCTCCTGGTTCTGATCATCTTCGCGGGCCCCCTGCTGGCCCTGCTCGTCAGTGCCTTCGGCCATGTCAAGGACCCGACCCAGCTGAGCATCGTCCCCTCGGGCCTCACGCTGGACAACTTCAGGATCGCTTTCGACCAGGGGGTGCTCGCGTATCTGCTGAACTCGTTCCTCGTGGTCGGCTTCGGGCTGCTGCTCCAGGTCGCCGTCTCCGTGCTGGCCGGGTACGCGCTGGCGCGCAAGAAGTTCCCCGGGATGACACTCGTGCTCGTCGCCATCCTGGCGACGCTGATGCTGCCCGAGGAGATCCTCGCACTGCCCCTTTCGCTGATCCTGTCCGATCTGCCGGTCGTCCACTTCAACCTCATCGGCACCCTGGCCGGAATGATCGTGCCGCTGGGCGCCTGGGGATTCTCCATCCTGGTGATGACCGAGTTCATGAAGGACGTGCCCCGCGAACTCGAAGAGGCCGCACGCATCGACGGCGCGGGAGACCTGCGGATCTTCGCCCAGATCATCCTGCCGATGTGCAAGCCCGCGCTGGGTGTCATCGGGGTGTTCGGCTTCACCATGATCTGGGACCAGTACCTGCTGCCCCTGCTCGTCTCCACCGACTCCTCCTCGTACACGCTCCCGCTCGCGCTGCGGACCCTGCGGATCGACCCGGCCGTCACGCCCGGAGTGGTCATGGCGGCCTCCCTGCTCGCGCTGCTGCCTTCCGTGATCGTCTTCCTGTTCTTCCAGCGCTCCTTCGTGAGCGGCCTGTCCTCCGGCGCGTTGAAGGGCTGA
- a CDS encoding sugar ABC transporter permease, translated as MSLDQAEPVAAPAAAPGPRAPGRGRAAATARQGRSRRSGRWWTPWLFLAPALILFLYFKFIPMANALTMSFQEVQPYLGNKWVGTENYSTVLQSHGFREAAWHTVVLAAGQTAGSMALGLVLALLMEGQGRRLRFVRSAAFLPVVVPIAVVAELWRIMYHPTGDGMLNSLLGLVGLGPSGFINDPDTSMASIMLTGIWRGAPYDMMIILAGLTSVDRGLYEAAKVDGASRWQRVWYVTVPGLRSVFSILFILAAIRGLRVFTEVFLLTNGGPDGSTEVVMTLIYKLGLEQSRLGVGAAGAVLLFVATLILTVVVQLLRRRESK; from the coding sequence ATGAGCCTCGACCAGGCGGAGCCGGTGGCCGCTCCGGCAGCCGCGCCCGGTCCCCGCGCACCGGGCCGCGGTCGCGCCGCGGCCACCGCCCGACAAGGGCGCAGCCGCAGATCGGGCCGGTGGTGGACGCCCTGGCTGTTCCTGGCCCCCGCGCTGATCCTCTTCCTGTACTTCAAGTTCATCCCCATGGCCAACGCGCTGACCATGTCCTTCCAGGAGGTTCAGCCCTATCTGGGAAACAAGTGGGTCGGCACCGAGAACTACTCCACGGTGCTGCAGTCCCACGGGTTCCGCGAGGCCGCCTGGCACACGGTCGTCCTCGCCGCCGGACAGACGGCCGGTTCGATGGCGCTCGGCCTCGTCCTCGCCCTGCTGATGGAGGGGCAGGGCCGCCGGCTCAGATTCGTGCGCTCCGCCGCGTTCCTTCCGGTGGTGGTGCCGATCGCGGTCGTCGCCGAGCTGTGGCGGATCATGTACCACCCGACCGGGGACGGCATGCTCAACTCCCTGCTCGGTCTGGTGGGTCTTGGGCCGTCGGGGTTCATCAACGATCCGGACACGTCGATGGCCTCGATCATGCTCACCGGCATCTGGCGGGGCGCTCCCTACGACATGATGATCATCCTCGCCGGTCTGACGAGCGTGGACCGCGGCCTGTACGAGGCGGCGAAGGTTGACGGCGCATCGAGGTGGCAGCGGGTGTGGTACGTGACCGTGCCCGGACTGCGGTCGGTGTTCTCGATCCTGTTCATCCTCGCCGCGATCCGTGGACTTCGGGTGTTCACCGAGGTGTTCCTGCTGACCAACGGCGGACCCGACGGCTCCACCGAGGTCGTCATGACCCTCATCTACAAGCTCGGACTCGAACAGAGCCGGCTCGGCGTCGGAGCCGCAGGTGCCGTCCTGCTGTTCGTCGCGACGCTGATCCTGACCGTCGTCGTCCAGCTGCTGCGACGCAGGGAGAGCAAGTGA
- a CDS encoding sugar ABC transporter substrate-binding protein, whose product MQRSRWVGAGVLASALVLTGCSSGPAGVAAKQNSKATLELWTRTTPGGPGEQGALKLAAAFTKATGYKVKVTAIFDDFETKLQQRAAQKKLPDIVMNDVTQLGAMHSQGLLREIDLDKIKDSEQIIGQGLDSGKSVDGKQYGLPYSAQASALLIRKDWRQKLKLDTPTTWDDFAAMAKAFTTKDPDGNGKKDTSGLAAPLSTKRGYASWYFSNFLWAAGGDFITEAGKGTYKPAMTSTASVKAVQWFRDLGCKDKAIQPGAVTMDTPPTNETFESGKTGMFVVGPYLLPRFDETLGKDKYEVVPMPKGPKDATVLAEGGSVYLMAGSDNEAGQDAFASFAVSVEGQKTGMEGDTAYTVQLPVNKAVDVSQVRPDPRWKTYSQAYQDSGRYAPSIPNWTPVRQATADTLNALMADCSLNTEAKLGDLDKQLADILKEQGIDAS is encoded by the coding sequence ATGCAGAGATCGCGATGGGTAGGTGCCGGTGTTCTCGCCTCGGCCCTGGTGCTCACCGGCTGTTCGTCCGGGCCTGCGGGAGTGGCCGCCAAGCAGAACTCGAAGGCCACTTTGGAGCTCTGGACCCGGACGACACCGGGCGGGCCCGGCGAGCAGGGCGCACTCAAGCTCGCCGCCGCCTTCACCAAGGCCACGGGCTACAAAGTCAAGGTCACAGCCATCTTCGACGACTTCGAGACCAAGCTGCAGCAGCGGGCGGCCCAGAAGAAGCTCCCCGACATCGTCATGAACGACGTGACGCAGCTCGGGGCCATGCACAGTCAGGGGCTGCTGCGGGAGATCGACCTGGACAAGATCAAGGACAGCGAGCAGATCATCGGTCAGGGCCTCGACTCCGGCAAGAGCGTGGACGGCAAGCAGTACGGGCTGCCGTACTCGGCGCAGGCTTCCGCGCTGCTCATCCGCAAGGACTGGCGGCAGAAGCTGAAGCTCGACACCCCGACGACCTGGGACGACTTCGCCGCCATGGCCAAGGCCTTCACCACCAAGGACCCCGACGGCAACGGGAAGAAGGACACCTCCGGCCTCGCCGCGCCGCTGTCCACCAAGCGCGGCTACGCCTCCTGGTACTTCTCCAACTTCCTCTGGGCCGCCGGCGGCGACTTCATCACCGAGGCCGGGAAGGGAACGTACAAGCCGGCGATGACCAGCACGGCTTCGGTCAAGGCGGTGCAGTGGTTCCGCGACCTGGGCTGCAAGGACAAGGCCATCCAGCCCGGCGCCGTGACCATGGACACTCCCCCGACGAACGAGACGTTCGAGTCAGGCAAGACCGGCATGTTCGTCGTCGGTCCCTACCTGCTGCCCCGCTTCGACGAGACTCTCGGCAAGGACAAGTACGAGGTCGTGCCGATGCCCAAGGGCCCGAAGGACGCCACCGTCCTGGCCGAGGGCGGCTCCGTCTATCTGATGGCCGGCTCCGACAATGAGGCCGGCCAGGACGCTTTCGCCTCCTTCGCCGTCTCCGTCGAGGGTCAGAAGACGGGGATGGAGGGCGACACCGCCTACACCGTGCAACTCCCCGTCAACAAGGCCGTGGACGTCTCCCAAGTACGCCCCGACCCCCGTTGGAAGACCTACTCCCAGGCGTACCAGGACTCCGGTCGGTACGCGCCGTCCATTCCGAACTGGACGCCGGTGCGGCAGGCGACGGCTGACACCCTGAACGCGCTCATGGCCGACTGCAGCCTGAACACCGAGGCCAAGCTCGGTGACCTCGACAAGCAGCTCGCCGACATCCTCAAGGAGCAGGGGATCGACGCGTCATGA
- a CDS encoding hydroxyacid dehydrogenase, whose product MSAMATAPTALLVMEEERRADVYAPEVLTGISRLVHWQAPPRTREELAAAPEVLRDVDLLLTGWGAPVLDAPLLEQAPRLQAVFVAAGSVRHLTTPAFWARGIPIVSAAAANAVPVAEFTLAQVLLGLKQTYRIARDVASSRRFPRDPDVPGAYRARVGLWGLGHIGRLVAAHLSRFDVEVVATDPVASSDIARQADVRLVDMEELFATCHVVSLHAPLLPATQGAVGAVLLNSLRPGATLINTARGALIDEQAAVQVLRARPDLTAVLDVTHPEPPAPESPLFTLPNVVLTPHLAGALGAERHRLGQLVLDELGRFTRSEALRHALDPARAASLA is encoded by the coding sequence ATGAGCGCAATGGCCACCGCACCCACAGCCCTGCTGGTCATGGAGGAGGAACGCCGGGCGGACGTCTACGCGCCCGAGGTGCTCACGGGGATCAGCCGACTCGTGCACTGGCAGGCGCCGCCGCGTACCCGAGAGGAACTCGCCGCGGCCCCCGAGGTGTTGAGGGACGTCGACCTCCTGCTCACCGGCTGGGGCGCACCCGTACTGGACGCCCCGCTTCTCGAGCAGGCACCCAGACTGCAGGCCGTGTTCGTGGCAGCGGGGTCCGTCCGGCACCTGACCACGCCCGCCTTCTGGGCGCGCGGCATTCCGATCGTCTCGGCCGCCGCGGCCAATGCCGTCCCGGTGGCGGAATTCACCCTCGCCCAGGTCCTGCTCGGGCTGAAGCAGACGTACCGCATCGCCCGGGACGTCGCGAGCAGCCGCCGATTCCCGCGCGACCCCGATGTCCCCGGCGCGTACCGGGCACGGGTCGGCCTGTGGGGGCTCGGCCACATCGGCAGACTCGTCGCCGCCCACCTCTCCCGCTTCGACGTCGAGGTCGTCGCCACCGACCCCGTGGCCTCGTCGGACATTGCCCGGCAGGCCGACGTCCGGCTGGTCGACATGGAGGAACTCTTCGCCACCTGTCATGTCGTCAGCCTCCACGCGCCCCTCCTGCCCGCGACCCAAGGCGCCGTCGGGGCAGTGCTGCTGAATTCCCTCCGACCAGGCGCGACTCTGATCAACACCGCGCGAGGCGCGCTGATCGACGAGCAGGCCGCCGTGCAGGTCCTGCGCGCCAGGCCGGATCTCACCGCCGTACTCGACGTCACGCATCCCGAGCCCCCGGCTCCCGAATCGCCCTTGTTCACGCTTCCGAACGTTGTCCTGACCCCACATCTCGCCGGCGCCCTGGGCGCCGAACGCCACCGCCTTGGACAACTCGTGCTCGACGAACTCGGGCGGTTCACCCGCTCCGAGGCGCTCCGCCACGCCCTCGACCCGGCCCGCGCCGCGTCGCTCGCCTGA
- a CDS encoding pirin family protein, which yields MSNLDRQAVPSVCGGRGFVVAEPVRELLSPRRVRLGESTEVRRLLPNLGRRMVGAWAFVDHYGPDDIADEPGMQVPPHPHMGLQTVSWLHDGEVLHRDSTGSLQTIRPRELGLMTSGRAISHSEESPRPHARFLHGAQLWVALPDAHRHTDPRFEHHATLPTVTAPGLTGTVVLGTLDGATSPGTTYTPLVGADLTLTAGADVRVPLDPDFEYAVLSMSGETHVDDVPLVPGSMLYLGCGRTELPLRAGSDASVMLLGGEPFEEELVMWWNFIGRNQDEITQAREDWMTGSRFGDVKGYDGGRLDAPELPPVPLKPRGRVR from the coding sequence ATGAGCAATCTTGATCGTCAGGCGGTCCCTTCCGTGTGCGGCGGACGCGGGTTCGTCGTGGCGGAACCGGTCCGTGAACTCCTCAGCCCGCGCCGGGTGCGGCTGGGCGAGTCCACGGAAGTACGCCGGCTGCTGCCGAACCTGGGCCGCCGCATGGTGGGCGCCTGGGCGTTCGTGGACCACTACGGCCCGGACGACATCGCGGACGAGCCCGGCATGCAGGTGCCGCCGCACCCGCACATGGGGCTCCAGACGGTGTCCTGGCTGCACGACGGCGAGGTGCTGCACCGCGACTCGACCGGCAGCCTCCAGACGATCCGCCCCCGCGAACTCGGCCTCATGACGTCGGGCCGCGCGATCTCCCACTCGGAGGAGAGCCCGCGCCCGCACGCCCGCTTCCTGCACGGCGCCCAGCTCTGGGTCGCCCTGCCCGACGCGCACCGCCACACGGACCCGCGCTTCGAGCACCACGCGACCCTGCCGACGGTCACGGCACCCGGCCTCACGGGAACGGTCGTCCTGGGCACGCTCGACGGAGCGACGTCCCCCGGCACGACGTACACCCCGCTCGTCGGCGCGGACCTGACCCTGACGGCGGGCGCGGACGTCCGCGTCCCGCTCGACCCCGACTTCGAGTACGCGGTCCTGTCGATGTCCGGCGAAACCCACGTCGACGACGTCCCGCTCGTCCCCGGCTCGATGCTCTACCTCGGCTGCGGCCGCACCGAACTCCCGCTGCGCGCGGGGTCGGACGCGAGCGTGATGCTCCTGGGCGGCGAGCCGTTCGAGGAGGAGCTCGTCATGTGGTGGAACTTCATCGGGCGGAACCAGGACGAGATCACTCAGGCGCGGGAGGACTGGATGACAGGGTCGCGATTTGGGGATGTGAAGGGGTACGACGGGGGGCGGTTGGATGCGCCTGAGCTGCCGCCTGTTCCGCTCAAGCCGCGAGGTCGAGTGCGCTGA
- a CDS encoding ABC transporter permease: MTAVPQAPPPDDCLARNEWICGEYLSTRRHILVDAVVQHLEITCVAVAIALVIAVPLAVVARRWGWAAGPVLGLTTVLYTIPSLAMFSLLLPAYGLSATLVVAGLVLYSLTLLVRNILAGLRAVPQETRQAARGMGYGPIRLLLTVELPLALPAAMAGLRIATVSAVSLVTVGAIVGYGGLGNLIYAGMNTYFKAQVLTASVLCVVIAVAADVLLLGVGRLLTPWARASHA; the protein is encoded by the coding sequence GTGACAGCGGTACCGCAAGCACCGCCACCGGACGACTGCCTCGCCCGCAACGAATGGATCTGCGGCGAGTACCTGAGCACGCGCCGGCACATCCTCGTCGACGCCGTGGTGCAGCACCTGGAGATCACGTGCGTCGCCGTCGCGATCGCCCTGGTCATCGCCGTGCCGCTGGCCGTCGTCGCGCGGCGGTGGGGGTGGGCCGCAGGTCCCGTCCTCGGCCTCACCACGGTGCTGTACACGATTCCGTCGCTCGCGATGTTCTCGCTGCTGCTGCCCGCGTACGGACTGTCCGCGACGCTCGTCGTCGCGGGGCTCGTGCTGTACTCGCTGACCCTGCTCGTACGGAACATCCTCGCCGGGCTGCGCGCCGTCCCCCAGGAGACCCGGCAGGCCGCCCGCGGCATGGGGTACGGGCCGATCCGGCTGCTGCTCACCGTCGAACTCCCGCTCGCGCTGCCCGCCGCCATGGCCGGGCTGCGCATCGCCACCGTGTCCGCCGTCTCCCTGGTGACGGTCGGCGCGATCGTCGGCTACGGCGGCCTCGGCAACCTCATCTACGCGGGGATGAACACCTACTTCAAGGCGCAGGTGCTGACCGCCTCCGTGCTGTGCGTCGTCATCGCCGTCGCCGCCGACGTGCTGCTCCTCGGCGTGGGCCGGCTCCTCACGCCCTGGGCGAGAGCGAGCCACGCGTGA
- a CDS encoding ABC transporter permease, whose amino-acid sequence MKTLTDTWDWLTDAAHWSGDDGIWHRLAQHLFLTIVCLVISCLIALPVALVLGHLGKGGALAVNISNIGRAVPTFAVLVLLLLTPLGQYGEGPTVVALVLFAVPPLLTNAYVGMRGVDRGVVQAARGMGMTGRQMLTRVEVPLALPMIMNGVRIAAVQLVATATIAALAGGGGLGRIITAGFNLASTPQVVAGAVLVAVFALLVEGIFEIAERLAPAWARGRVG is encoded by the coding sequence GTGAAGACCCTCACCGACACCTGGGACTGGCTCACCGACGCGGCGCACTGGTCCGGCGACGACGGCATCTGGCACCGGCTCGCCCAGCACCTCTTCCTGACGATCGTGTGTCTCGTCATCAGCTGCCTCATCGCCCTGCCCGTCGCCCTCGTGCTCGGGCACCTCGGCAAGGGTGGCGCCCTCGCCGTCAACATCTCCAACATCGGCCGCGCCGTGCCGACCTTCGCCGTCCTCGTCCTGCTGCTGCTTACACCCCTCGGGCAGTACGGCGAAGGGCCCACCGTCGTCGCCCTGGTGCTGTTCGCCGTACCGCCGCTGCTCACCAACGCGTACGTGGGCATGCGCGGCGTCGACCGCGGTGTCGTGCAGGCCGCGCGGGGGATGGGCATGACCGGGCGGCAGATGCTGACGAGGGTCGAAGTGCCGCTCGCCCTGCCGATGATCATGAACGGGGTGCGGATCGCCGCCGTGCAGCTCGTCGCCACCGCGACCATCGCGGCTCTCGCCGGCGGCGGCGGGCTCGGGCGCATCATCACCGCCGGGTTCAACCTCGCCAGCACTCCGCAGGTCGTCGCGGGCGCCGTACTGGTCGCCGTGTTCGCGCTCCTCGTCGAAGGGATCTTCGAGATCGCCGAGCGGCTCGCTCCGGCCTGGGCGCGGGGGAGGGTCGGGTGA
- a CDS encoding ABC transporter substrate-binding protein — translation MRRLAGAVGLLLLVGGCSGGPSLENQGEVTAPPGDSKHLVIGSAGFTESDLLATMYALLLKDAGYGTEILSVANRELYEPALESGQIDVVPEYAATFADWLNAKTNGADAAPVGSPDLDATMKALRELARPRGLVVLDPGKAVDQNAFAVASSYAKKHRLRTLSDLGASGLEVRLAAGDECVQRPYCAPGLKKVYGIDITGVDPKGVGTTQSKKAVQNGQDQMVLTTTTDATLGDFGLVLLDDDRHLQNADYLVPVVNRSRAGSAKVAEALGALNSVLTTADLASMNQQVDSWRRLPEDVARAYLQDKGLLR, via the coding sequence ATGCGGAGACTGGCCGGCGCGGTCGGGCTGCTGCTGCTCGTCGGCGGCTGTTCCGGCGGGCCGTCGCTGGAGAACCAGGGCGAGGTGACCGCGCCGCCCGGTGACAGCAAGCACCTCGTCATCGGATCCGCCGGATTCACCGAGAGCGACCTGCTCGCCACGATGTACGCGCTTCTGCTGAAGGACGCCGGATACGGCACCGAGATCCTGTCCGTCGCCAATCGCGAGCTGTACGAACCCGCCCTGGAGTCGGGCCAGATCGACGTCGTCCCCGAGTACGCAGCCACCTTCGCCGACTGGCTCAACGCCAAGACCAACGGCGCCGACGCCGCGCCCGTCGGCTCGCCCGACCTCGACGCCACCATGAAAGCGCTGCGCGAACTCGCCCGGCCCCGTGGCCTCGTCGTTCTCGACCCCGGCAAGGCCGTCGACCAGAACGCCTTCGCGGTGGCCTCCTCGTACGCGAAGAAGCACCGACTCAGGACGCTCAGCGACCTCGGCGCCTCCGGTCTCGAGGTGCGGCTCGCCGCCGGCGACGAGTGTGTCCAACGCCCCTACTGCGCACCGGGGCTGAAGAAGGTCTACGGCATCGACATCACCGGCGTCGACCCGAAGGGCGTCGGCACCACCCAGTCCAAGAAGGCCGTGCAGAACGGGCAGGACCAGATGGTGCTGACGACGACCACCGACGCCACGCTGGGCGACTTCGGGCTCGTCCTGCTCGACGACGACCGGCACCTCCAGAACGCCGACTACCTCGTGCCCGTCGTCAACCGGTCCCGAGCGGGCAGCGCGAAGGTCGCCGAGGCGCTCGGCGCCCTCAACTCCGTCCTCACCACCGCCGACCTGGCCTCGATGAACCAGCAGGTCGACAGCTGGCGGCGGCTCCCCGAGGACGTGGCCCGCGCCTACCTCCAGGACAAAGGGCTGTTGCGGTAG
- a CDS encoding FAD-binding oxidoreductase has protein sequence MVRRAPLRTGPARRRRAARRRDALRRPRHRTAARRRTGHRGGRGERRTAADTVVNCAGPGADRLAALAGVRLPLRRVPGLVAESRPLPGGPLTAILTAPGIDLRPTPDGGVLSLSWEVDARLDGTALDGLPQELHERATTIVPALRAAPVADARIGVRPVPVDGLPLIGEALGAPGLYHLVSHSGVTLAPVLGRLAAQEITTGGTAPELAAYRPDRRLPGDVHDENLRAMNARGPNGQVPDHGPGTSTANPKSQGQV, from the coding sequence CTGGTACGACGCGCCCCGCTTCGTACGGGCCCTGCTCGACGCCGCCGTGCGGCACGGCGCCGAGACGCACTTCGGCGCCCGCGTCACCGGACTGCTGCGCGACGGCGAACGGGTCACCGGGGTGGTCGCGGGGAGCGGCGCACGGCCGCCGACACCGTCGTCAACTGCGCGGGTCCCGGCGCCGACCGCCTGGCCGCGCTCGCCGGGGTGCGGCTCCCGCTGCGCCGGGTACCGGGACTCGTCGCCGAGAGCCGTCCGCTGCCCGGTGGGCCCCTCACCGCCATCCTCACCGCGCCCGGCATCGACCTGCGGCCCACACCCGACGGCGGAGTCCTCAGCCTGTCCTGGGAAGTGGACGCCCGGCTCGACGGGACGGCGCTCGACGGGCTGCCGCAGGAACTCCACGAGCGGGCGACCACCATCGTCCCCGCCCTGCGCGCGGCGCCCGTCGCCGACGCGCGGATCGGCGTACGGCCGGTGCCGGTGGACGGGCTGCCGCTGATCGGCGAGGCACTCGGCGCTCCCGGCCTCTACCACCTGGTCTCGCACAGCGGGGTGACGCTCGCCCCGGTGCTCGGCCGGCTCGCCGCCCAGGAGATCACCACCGGCGGGACCGCCCCGGAACTCGCCGCGTACCGGCCCGACCGGCGGCTGCCCGGCGACGTGCACGACGAGAACCTGCGCGCGATGAATGCGCGCGGACCGAACGGGCAGGTGCCCGATCACGGCCCCGGAACGTCCACCGCGAACCCCAAGTCTCAGGGTCAGGTCTAG